The DNA sequence GGCGATTGAAATCGGCGAATACTACAAAGGCGGGGCTCGCGCTAAGGTGGTGCACCAAGTTGAGAAGCAACTTTTCCAGCGTTATCAGGATCCTGAATTAAATGTCAAACCTGAAGAATTAACACTGCGAGGTGGAGCCTACTACTCTGAGGCCGCCTGTGAGGTGATCAGTGCCATCTATAATGACAAGCAGAGTGAGCATTACGTCAATATTCCCCACCATGGACACATCCGTAATATTCCCGCTGACTGGGTGGTGGAAATGACCTGTTTGGTAGGGCGGGATGGTGCGAAACCCCATCCTCGTGTTACCCACTTTGATGAGAAGGTACTCGGTCTTATTCATACTATTAAAGGATTTGAAGTCGCCGCGAGTAGGGCGGCGTTAAGTGGTCAATGGCACGATCTTTTGCTGGCGATGAATGCGACACCGTTGGTCAACTCAGATCGCGATGCCGAGGTGATCGCCAAAGAATTATTGCTTGCGCATCAACGTTATTTGCCGCAATAATCGCTGATTTTCAGCATGAATGACGAAAAACTTGCGCTAGTATTCGGTGCTGATGTTCGTTTTCATGGAAAGGAACTTCGGGGAAAGGAGTCTGCAACGTGAGTGAATATCCGGGAAATTATCCCGGCTATGAGGTGCGTTATGCAACGTTTGCTTATCGTAAATGCTGATGATTTTGGCCTGTGTAAAGGGCAAAACTTTGGCATCATTGATGCTTTTCAGCATGGTGTTGTCACTTCGACCACTGCACTGGTTAATGGTGCTGCCATTGACCACGCAGTGATGCTGGCAAAACAATTTCCTGCTCTGGGTGTTGGCTTGCATTTTACCTTAACGCATGGGGCTCCACAGACTGCAATTCCCACGTTTTCCCGCGATGGAGTGATGGGAAAGTGGTTTTGGGATATTGCAGAAAAGCGTCCACTTCCGGAAGCTGAAATTGCTCTGGAACTCCACCATCAGTACCGGCGATTTATTTCTCTGTTTGGTTCTCCACCCACGCATATCGACAGTCATCATCATGTGCATATGACACCGGCTATTTTTCCCTTGATTGCCGATTTTTGCCGTACACATCAGCTCGCGTTGCGTCTTGACCGAACTCAGGCACAGCGGCTGGGATACCATATTTCTGGATTAATCAGTACTGCGGGTTTCAGCCGCGAATTTTATGGTGAAGATCTCACTGAGCAACATTTT is a window from the Erwinia sp. genome containing:
- the chbF_2 gene encoding 6-phospho-beta-glucosidase (ID:JIFNMEKO_00912;~source:Prodigal:2.6); translation: MRTIPVIFEILRDVQAICPQAWVINFTNPAGMVTEAVHRHTDFKKFIGVCNIPVGMKMFINDVLQLSARDNLSVDLFGLNHLVFIKDVLVNGQSRFAELLDGVATGNLRASTVKNIFDLPFSEGLLRGLNLLPCSYLLYYYKQKEMLAIEIGEYYKGGARAKVVHQVEKQLFQRYQDPELNVKPEELTLRGGAYYSEAACEVISAIYNDKQSEHYVNIPHHGHIRNIPADWVVEMTCLVGRDGAKPHPRVTHFDEKVLGLIHTIKGFEVAASRAALSGQWHDLLLAMNATPLVNSDRDAEVIAKELLLAHQRYLPQ
- the chbG gene encoding Chitooligosaccharide deacetylase ChbG (ID:JIFNMEKO_00913;~source:Prodigal:2.6), encoding MQRLLIVNADDFGLCKGQNFGIIDAFQHGVVTSTTALVNGAAIDHAVMLAKQFPALGVGLHFTLTHGAPQTAIPTFSRDGVMGKWFWDIAEKRPLPEAEIALELHHQYRRFISLFGSPPTHIDSHHHVHMTPAIFPLIADFCRTHQLALRLDRTQAQRLGYHISGLISTAGFSREFYGEDLTEQHFLRELDLAQQHHYSSLEIMTHPAFIDSQILASQYHYPRFTELELLTSSALRKAIADKGFRLGSFRDLASCCQADGTYALNVM